A stretch of the Corylus avellana chromosome ca6, CavTom2PMs-1.0 genome encodes the following:
- the LOC132183735 gene encoding autophagy-related protein 11: MSSSISQGSVHGGKLMVQIAENGHSFELDCDETTPVEAVMRTIESVSMISFNDQLVLCLDMKLEPQRSLSAYKLPSVDREVFIFNKARLQTNSPLPPPEQVDVLDIGDPPPPSSTHNPHPLDDASDPALKALPSYERQFRYHYQRGHAIYSRSQVKYDHCERLLQELLVQERALEVATGNLDQYYKMINQNYTDFMKRYSQQRRVHSDLLMNFGRDIDKLRSIKLPPGVQTATRKCLLDFVKEENLRKSADNCSSSHGQFENKVSQFKQMFGEVKRKVEDLFASRTFSPTENLEVMIKDHQQYINEQKSILQSLSKDVNTVKRLVDDCLSSQLSSSLRPHDAVSALGPMYDVHEKNHLRKMQDFDCAISKLLDIFREKKNEMNIFVHNYMQNITYVTYVIKDAKLQFPVFREAMVRQGDLFMDLKLVHGIGPAYRGCLAEVVRRKASMKLYMGMAGQLAERLATKREDEVRRREEFLKAYGSYIPRDVLASMGLYDTPSQCDVNIAPFDTGLLDIDISDLDRYAPEYLAGLPFKGEKHGSLKGSFSLSNDSSHSAEVEEISVDTEELLEGCELVEIAGTSKMEVENAKLKAELASAIALICSLSHEFEYESLDDNKLDGILKNAAEKTAEALHLKDEYGKHLQSMLRTKQMQCVSYEKRIQELEQRLSDCYMQGQNLSSNKDTTDFALLAEKAEDCKPEILGSEAHIPCISTSEPMDEVSCISNSLDAKLGLFTGQPAKAREGVDENMMDSSGIQNHQLDSSMLEPHREELLLSDRAGKDKMVEQLGMSFTNSSTAESMPEHPNILPSDPPAELGLDSKVSSDLLMELQSALADKSDQLTDTETKLKASMDEVALLRRELEASRKLLDESQMNCAHLENCLHEAREEAQTHLCAADRRASEYSALRASALKMRGLFERLRSCVHAPGGVAAFADSLHTLAQSLANSLNDNEDDDTADFRRCVRILADKVSFLSRHREELLGKYLRVETANEQLRKDLEEKKELVKTLYTKHQLEKQANKEKICFGRLEVHEIAAFVLNSAGHYEAISRNCSNYYLSAESVALFADHLPSRPNYIVGQIVHIERQTVKSSPPTSTRPEHGRADQTDHLTSDMGTDRLTLNSGSTLNPFGLPIGCEYFVVTVAMLPDTTIHSPPPS, from the exons ATGAGTTCATCTATCTCCCAAGGTTCAGTTCATGGAGGCAAGCTTATGGTTCAAATTGCTGAGAATGGACATTCATTTGAGCTCGACTGCGATGAAACCACGCCAGTTGAGGCGGTTATGCGGACCATTGAATCCGTGTCGATGATTAGTTTCAATGACCAGCTTGTTCTCTGCTTGGACATGAAACTTGAGCCGCAGCGGTCGCTTTCGGCATATAAGCTTCCTTCAGTTGACCGGGAAGTGTTCATCTTCAATAAGGCAAGACTGCAAACCAATTCTCCGCTTCCTCCGCCGGAACAGGTTGATGTACTGGATATTGGAGACCCTCCACCACCGTCCTCGACACATAATCCTCATCCTTTGGATGATGCTTCTGACCCTGCTTTGAAGGCTTTGCCTTCATATGAGCGCCAATTCAGGTATCATTACCAACGGGGGCATGCGATTTATAGTCGTAGCCAGGTGAAATATGACCACTGTGAGAGGCTTTTGCAGGAGCTACTGGTTCAAGAGAGGGCATTGGAGGTTGCTACGGGTAATTTGGATCAATACTATAAGATGATTAACCAAAATTACACGGACTTCATGAAACGTTATTCACAACAGCGCCGGGTTCATTCTGATCTGCTAATGAATTTTGGTAGGGATATTGATAAATTGAGATCCATCAAGCTTCCCCCTGGTGTACAGACTGCTACCCGCAAGTGCTTACTGGATTTTGTGAAGGAAGAGAACTTGCGGAAGTCAGCTGATAATTGTAGCAGTTCCCACGGGCAGTTTGAGAATAAGGTTTCACAATTTAAGCAAATGTTTGGCGAGGTGAAACGCAAGGTTGAAGATTTGTTTGCTAGTAGGACCTTTTCTCCTACTGAGAATTTGGAGGTGATGATTAAGGATCACCAGCAATACATCAACGAGCAAAAGAGTATACTGCAATCTTTGAG CAAAGATGTCAATACGGTGAAGAGACTTGTGGATGACTGTCTGTCCAGCCAATTATCTTCATCACTCCGTCCTCATGATGCAGTTTCAGCCTTGGGTCCTATGTATGATGTCCATGAGAAGAATCACCTACGAAAGATGCAGGATTTTGATTGTGCAATTTCTAAGCTGCTGGACATTTTCagggagaagaagaatgaaATGAACATCTTTGTGCATAATTACATGCAAAATATAACTTATGTTACTTATGTCATCAAAGATGCTAAGTTACAGTTTCCTGTTTTTAGAGAGGCAATGGTGCGTCAGGGTGATCTGTTTATGGACTTGAAGTTAGTCCATGGGATTGGCCCAGCATATAGGGGCTGCCTCGCAGAAGTTGTGAGAAGAAAGGCTTCAATGAAGCTTTACATGGGCATGGCTGGACAGTTGGCTGAAAGGCTTGCTACAAAGAGGGAGGATGAGGTGAGGAGACGGGAGGAGTTTTTGAAGGCTTATGGTTCTTACATACCTAGGGATGTATTAGCATCCATGGGATTATATGATACCCCTAGTCAGTGTGATGTCAATATTGCTCCTTTTGACACTGGTTTGCTTGATATTGACATTTCAGACCTGGATCGGTATGCTCCTGAGTATTTGGCAGGATTGCCTTTCAAGGGTGAGAAGCATGGAAGCTTAAAAGGTTCATTTTCTTTGTCTAATGACAGTTCTCATTCGGCTGAGGTTGAAGAGATTTCTGTGGACACTGAGGAGCTTCTTGAAGGCTGTGAGTTGGTGGAGATTGCTGGGACTAGCAAAATGGAAGTTGAGAATGCAAAACTGAAAGCTGAACTTGCTTCTGCAATTGCCTTGATTTGTTCTCTCAGCCATGAATTTGAATATGAATCTCTGGATGATAATAAGTTGGATGGTATATTAAAGAATGCTGCAGAGAAGACAGCTGAAGCCTTGCATCTGAAAGATGAATATGGGAAACACCTACAATCTATGCTCAGGACGAAGCAGATGCAGTGCGTGTCATATGAGAAACGCATTCAAGAATTGGAGCAGAGATTGTCTGATTGCTATATGCAAGGGCAGAATCTCTCAAGTAACAAAGATACAACTGACTTTGCCCTTTTGGCTGAGAAGGCTGAGGACTGCAAGCCAGAAATCTTAGGTAGTGAGGCCCACATACCTTGCATATCTACATCCGAGCCCATGGATGAGGTTTCTTGTATCTCAAATTCTTTGGATGCAAAACTGGGGCTTTTCACTGGGCAACCAGCCAAAGCTCGAGAAGGGGTGGATGAGAATATGATGGATTCCTCCGGAATACAAAATCATCAACTTGATTCCTCAATGTTGGAGCCACATCGCGAAGAATTGCTACTCAGTGACCGAGCAGGGAAAGATAAGATGGTAGAACAGTTGGGCATGTCCTTTACAAACAGTTCTACTGCTGAGAGCATGCCTGAACATCCGAATATTTTGCCTTCAGACCCACCAGCTGAGCTGGGTTTGGATTCCAAAGTCAGCAGTGATCTTTTGATGGAATTACAAAGTGCACTTGCAGACAAGTCAGACCAATTGACTGACACTGAAACCAAGCTTAAAGCTAGCATGGACGAGGTTGCATTGCTTAGGAGGGAGTTGGAAGCGAGTCGGAAGCTCCTTGATGAATCTCAG ATGAATTGTGCGCACTTGGAGAATTGTTTGCATGAAGCAAGAGAGGAAGCCCAGACCCATCTTTGTGCAGCTGATCGGAGGGCCTCAGAGTATAGTGCACTGCGTGCATCTGCCCTGAAAATGCGTGGCCTTTTTGAAAGACTTCGAAGCTGTGTTCATGCACCGGGTGGAGTAGCCGCTTTTGCAGATTCGTTGCATACTTTAGCTCAATCTTTGGCCAA TTCCCTCAATGACAATGAAGACGACGATACTGCCGATTTTCGAAGATGCGTCCGGATCCTTGCAGATAAAGTTAGTTTCTTGTCCAGGCACCGTGAAGAGCTACTTGGCAAGTACCTAAGGGTTGAGACTGCAAATGAACAGCTTAGGAAGGATttagaagagaagaaagagctTGTTAAAACTTTATACACTAAACATCAACTTGAGAAGCAG gcaaacaaggaaaaaatatgTTTTGGCCGCTTGGAAGTTCATGAGATTGCTGCATTTGTTCTTAACTCAGCTGGGCATTATGAGGCAATCAGTAGGAACTGCTCA